The Rhodoligotrophos appendicifer sequence GCTTGGAGATCGGCTGAAGCTCGGCCTCTGAAAGTGCCTTCGCCCAAGCGCCTCCATAGGTGGCGACTGTAACCGAGTCTGCCGCCCGAACCGGTCCGACGGCTACGAGCGCGCTGAATGCGATCGTCGCCACGGAAGCAATTAATCTGACCCTCATCCCACTTCTCCCTCGTCTGTTGCATTCTTTGCCGCGAGTTGTAAGAAATGCTATTTCGGATTTGATCAAAGATCAAGTGAACGAGGGGCCTTCCGGCGGGTTTGCTTCGCGATTGATGGGCTCGATTTGGAGACCGAGATGCTTGTTGGATATGTCAGTGACGAGCGCTTCTCCGCCCTGGCGGACGTATTGGTGGAGATTCAGGACGGCAGTGAGCAGGTCCTGGTCCGCTCAGGAGTGACGGGGGCGATCCATGCCGATCTTGCTCCTGGACAATACCGCATCTGGTTGGCGAAGCCCGGCTTTGGCTCCAAGCATGTCGATCTCTCTCTTCCATCAGCCGAACCGCACCAGTTCAGGCTGCTTTCCGACGCCGTCCTTGGCTATGTTTGGCCGAAATGGGTTCGGGTGGGCGAAACCGCCGAATTTCGGGTTCATTGCGCCGAGCCATATGAGCTCGAGCTCTGGCGATATGGCTATGCGAAGACGCTCATCCGCAAGATCGGCGCCTTTGACGAATTCGGACCGCGAGCCTGCATCCAGCTGCTTCCCGACGGAGACTTTACGCAGACCGGGGTGGCCTGGAACAAAGTTGGATATGGAAACCCGGTCTACAAGCAACTCATCGAGGCACCCGAACAGAGCGGGCTGTATTACTTCCATGTACGGACGAAGTCGGGCCGGACCTTCGCATTCCCCTGGATCGTCGCACCGAAGGGTCCCGCTGCGAAGATCGCCATCCTGGCATCCAATATTCGTTGGAACGCGTATAATGGATTTGGTGGGCGCAACAACTACGTCAACCCGATTAGCCTTCCGGAGAAGCCGACGGTCAACGCCCGGCAGGACCTCGATCGCTACAGGATTGCGGACCATATCGACTATCTCTCGGATCACTACGATCCTCTGAGTTTCGATCGGCCGGAATGGATCAATGATGTCCCCCTCGACGCCAAGGTCACCGACATCATTGATGGCCGCTATGCCTCCGGAGCGGCGCCCGCGGAATGGCGGGTTCTCGGTTGGCTGGAGCGCGAGAATTTTCAGTATGATTTCTATGCTGAGACGCAGTTCCACGAGGGCGATCTAGAGCTTTCCGACTACCAGATTCTGATCATCAGCACGCATCCGGAGTATTGGACGCGTCAAATGTACTTCAAGCTGAAGGACTGGGTGCACAGCAGCGGCGGAAAGCTTCTTTATCTGGGCGGCAACGGCATCAATTGCGAAGTCGAGATGATGGGCGACAGGATGGTTTGCCAGAATGGCAACGAACGGGAGAGGGTGAAAGCGGGGGTGACCGACAGCCGGTTTCACGGCCGCGTCGAGAGCGAGGCCAATCTTCTGGGCGTGGTCTACACGCCGGCCGGCGTCATGACAGCAGCTCCCTACGAAGTGGTCGATCCCGACCATTGGGTCTTCGAGGGGACAGGCCTCAAAAAGGGAAGCGTCTTCGGACGGCATACGCTGAACAGCCGCTGTCCCGGCGGGGCGTCCGGTCATGAGACGGATAAGCTCTCGCCTTCGTCGCCGAAGGGAGTCCATGTCGTGGCGAAAGGCATGAACCCAGAGGACGGCGGCGCTCAGATGTGTCTGTACGAGACCGACTCCGGGGGAGCCGTCTTCTCGGCAGCGTCGATCACGTTCGGGGCAGCTTTGCTGGTGGACACCCACGCGAGCAGGATCACCTCAAACGTATTGAAGAGATTTTTGGAGACGTAGATCCAGGGACGCTCGTAGGAGGTGTCTCGGAATGTGCGTCGATACCGCTATGCGTCAAGACTGTTCTCAAGGGGAGCAAGCATATGTCTTTGGCCTTTCCGGCCCAGGCGCAAGTCGTCGTCATCGGCGGCGGTGTCGTGGGATCGAGTATTGCCTACCATCTGACCAAGCTCGGTTGCCGTGATGTGGTGCTCCTGGAACGGTCGAAACTTGGGAGCGGGACCACATGGCATGCCGCGGGCAATATGGAGACATACCGCGCCGATCCGCTGATCAGCGAAATGATTGCCTACTCCGTGGACCTCTACCCCAAGCTGGAGCAGGAGACGGGTCAGGCGCTGGGCTGGCGACGGACGGGGCGCGTCTTCTTCACCAAGGATCCGCGGAGGATGGACGTCTTTCGAGGCCTCCCCGCCCTTGGCCGCGTGCGCGGCATCGAAATGGAGCCCCTGACGCCGAAGGAGATCGCAGAAAAGCTACCCGTGATCAGCCCCGACGGCCTTGTCGGTGGGTTGTGGGTGCCGAGCGACGGTCGGATCAATCCGACGGACCTGGCGACAGCGATGGGGCGCGGCGCCCGAAACGGCGGTGCTCGATTGCTGGAGGATACAGCCGCCACTGACTTCGTGGTCAGGAACGGACGCGTTTGCGGCGTCGTGACCACCCAGGGGGTCATCTCCTGCGAGACGGCGGTCATCGCAAGTGGAATGTGGTCTCAGTCTCTTGGAGCCTTGGCCGGGGTCAACATCCCATTGCACGCAGTCCAGCATCACTATCTGCTGAC is a genomic window containing:
- a CDS encoding N,N-dimethylformamidase beta subunit family domain-containing protein — translated: MLVGYVSDERFSALADVLVEIQDGSEQVLVRSGVTGAIHADLAPGQYRIWLAKPGFGSKHVDLSLPSAEPHQFRLLSDAVLGYVWPKWVRVGETAEFRVHCAEPYELELWRYGYAKTLIRKIGAFDEFGPRACIQLLPDGDFTQTGVAWNKVGYGNPVYKQLIEAPEQSGLYYFHVRTKSGRTFAFPWIVAPKGPAAKIAILASNIRWNAYNGFGGRNNYVNPISLPEKPTVNARQDLDRYRIADHIDYLSDHYDPLSFDRPEWINDVPLDAKVTDIIDGRYASGAAPAEWRVLGWLERENFQYDFYAETQFHEGDLELSDYQILIISTHPEYWTRQMYFKLKDWVHSSGGKLLYLGGNGINCEVEMMGDRMVCQNGNERERVKAGVTDSRFHGRVESEANLLGVVYTPAGVMTAAPYEVVDPDHWVFEGTGLKKGSVFGRHTLNSRCPGGASGHETDKLSPSSPKGVHVVAKGMNPEDGGAQMCLYETDSGGAVFSAASITFGAALLVDTHASRITSNVLKRFLET